In the genome of Halobacterium noricense, one region contains:
- a CDS encoding acetyl-CoA carboxylase biotin carboxylase subunit translates to MFEKVLVANRGEIAVRVMRACEELGIETVAVYSDADKHSGHVRYADEAYNVGPSRAADSYLDHEAIIDAAQQADADAIHPGYGFLAENADFAGKVEGTEGVTWVGPSADSMEQLGEKTKARQTMRAADVPIVPGTTEPAESAEEVEAFGDEHGYPVAIKAEGGGGGRGMKIVRSADEADEQFESAKREGEAYFDNDNVYLERYLQNPRHIEVQIVADEQGNVRHLGERDCSLQRRHQKVIEEGPSPALTDDLREEIGEAARRGADAAGYTNAGTFEFLVEDDPEREAGELLGADADFYFLEVNTRIQVEHTVTEALTGIDIVKYQLRVAAGEELDFAQADVELDGHAVEYRINAENAADDFAPATGGSLETYDPPGGIGVRVDDALRQGDDLVTDYDSMVAKLIVHGSDREETIARSQRALAEYDVEGIPTIVPFHRLMLTDDAFVGGTHTTKYLDEHLDPERIDEAQEKWGTEPASAEGEEDVVERDFTVEVNGKRFEVELEERGAAQLAVGEAESGAGRPPEPAGGDEESETVVEGGGETVESEMQGTILSVDVEEGEEVEPGDVLVVLEAMKMENDVVASHGGTVTQVAVEEGDSVDMGDVLVVID, encoded by the coding sequence ATGTTCGAGAAGGTTCTCGTCGCGAACCGCGGCGAAATCGCCGTTCGCGTGATGCGGGCGTGCGAGGAACTCGGTATCGAGACGGTCGCCGTCTACAGCGACGCCGACAAGCACTCGGGCCACGTCCGGTACGCGGACGAAGCCTACAACGTCGGCCCCTCCCGCGCGGCGGACTCGTACCTCGACCACGAGGCCATCATCGACGCCGCCCAGCAGGCCGACGCCGACGCCATTCACCCCGGCTACGGCTTCCTCGCCGAGAACGCCGACTTCGCCGGGAAGGTCGAGGGCACCGAAGGCGTGACGTGGGTCGGCCCGTCGGCCGACTCGATGGAGCAGCTCGGCGAGAAGACGAAGGCCCGACAGACGATGCGCGCGGCCGACGTCCCCATCGTTCCCGGCACCACCGAGCCCGCCGAGTCCGCCGAAGAGGTCGAGGCGTTCGGCGACGAGCACGGCTACCCCGTCGCCATCAAGGCGGAGGGCGGCGGCGGCGGCCGCGGCATGAAAATCGTCCGCAGCGCCGACGAGGCCGACGAGCAGTTCGAGTCCGCGAAGCGGGAGGGTGAGGCGTACTTCGACAACGACAACGTCTACCTCGAACGCTACCTCCAGAACCCGCGCCACATCGAGGTGCAAATCGTCGCCGACGAGCAGGGCAACGTCCGCCACCTCGGGGAGCGGGATTGCTCGCTGCAGCGCCGCCACCAGAAGGTCATCGAGGAGGGGCCGAGCCCCGCGCTCACCGACGACCTCCGCGAGGAAATCGGGGAGGCCGCGCGCCGCGGCGCGGACGCCGCCGGCTACACGAACGCGGGGACCTTCGAGTTTCTCGTCGAGGACGACCCGGAACGGGAGGCGGGCGAACTGCTCGGCGCGGACGCGGACTTCTACTTCCTCGAAGTCAACACCAGGATTCAGGTCGAACACACCGTCACGGAAGCGTTGACGGGCATCGACATCGTGAAGTACCAGCTCCGGGTCGCGGCCGGCGAGGAACTGGACTTCGCGCAGGCCGACGTCGAACTCGACGGGCACGCCGTCGAGTACCGCATCAACGCCGAGAACGCCGCCGACGACTTCGCGCCCGCGACTGGCGGGAGCCTGGAGACGTACGACCCGCCGGGCGGTATCGGCGTACGCGTCGACGACGCGCTCCGGCAGGGCGACGACCTCGTCACCGACTACGACTCGATGGTCGCCAAACTCATCGTGCACGGGAGCGACCGGGAGGAGACCATCGCGCGCTCCCAGCGTGCGCTCGCCGAGTACGACGTCGAGGGCATTCCGACGATCGTGCCGTTCCACCGGCTGATGCTCACCGACGACGCGTTCGTCGGCGGCACGCACACGACGAAGTACCTCGACGAACACCTCGACCCCGAGCGCATCGACGAGGCCCAGGAGAAGTGGGGCACGGAGCCCGCGAGCGCCGAGGGTGAGGAGGACGTCGTGGAGCGGGACTTCACCGTCGAAGTCAACGGAAAGCGCTTCGAGGTCGAACTCGAGGAGCGCGGCGCAGCCCAACTCGCCGTCGGCGAGGCCGAGAGCGGTGCCGGCCGACCACCCGAGCCCGCCGGTGGCGATGAGGAGTCCGAGACGGTCGTCGAGGGCGGCGGGGAGACCGTCGAGTCCGAGATGCAGGGGACGATTCTCTCGGTGGACGTCGAAGAGGGCGAGGAGGTCGAACCCGGGGACGTGCTGGTGGTGTTGGAAGCGATGAAGATGGAGAACGACGTGGTGGCCTCCCACGGCGGCACCGTCACGCAGGTGGCCGTCGAGGAGGGCGACAGCGTCGACATGGGCGACGTGCTCGTCGTCATCGACTGA
- a CDS encoding universal stress protein produces MGRYERILVPTDGSEETREAVEHAIDLAAEHDATIHALYVVNSASFSGLPMESSWESVAAMMNEEGLAALDEVEGIATDRGVPVERALVDGNPSREIVRYAEDEDCDLVVMGTHGRGGIDRLLLGSVTEKVVRSSSVPVLTVRVDSED; encoded by the coding sequence ATGGGCCGCTACGAGCGCATCCTCGTCCCGACAGACGGCAGCGAGGAGACACGGGAGGCGGTCGAACACGCCATCGACCTCGCCGCCGAACACGACGCGACCATCCACGCGTTGTACGTCGTCAACTCCGCGAGCTTCTCCGGACTCCCGATGGAGTCCTCGTGGGAGAGCGTCGCCGCGATGATGAACGAAGAGGGGCTCGCCGCGCTCGACGAAGTCGAGGGCATCGCCACCGACCGCGGCGTCCCGGTCGAGCGCGCGCTCGTCGACGGCAACCCCAGCCGGGAAATCGTCCGGTACGCCGAGGACGAGGACTGCGACCTCGTCGTGATGGGGACGCACGGCCGCGGCGGCATCGACCGGCTGCTACTCGGGAGCGTCACGGAGAAAGTCGTCCGGTCGTCGTCGGTCCCGGTGTTGACGGTGCGCGTCGACAGCGAGGACTAG
- a CDS encoding HD domain-containing protein, which produces MSTIKDSVHDHIDVGGVAADLLDTPPVQRLRRIKQLGTVALVYPSANHTRFEHSLGVFHLADRALDHLDIAGQRADRVRAAAILHDVGHSPYSHNIEGVVARGTGKEHDDVDELVTEGRVAAVLDDHDIDPEEVAALIRGDGELAQLVAGELDVDRMDYLVRDAHHTGVPYGTIDHGRLVRELTFIDGDLVLDEGNVQTAESLLLARALMNPTVYSHHVARISKSMLRRGTEALLDTAAIDAEQLRRMDDHELSVALRSHEQSQQFGRRLAERDLYKRAVWAEMGDVSDDLLDANHDEVREFEEQVAADANVDPDAVILDVPGKPSMRESTTGVLVGGEVRRLDEQSTLVRALQVAQREQWRLGVYTPEAHVEAVGQAAERMLGLETDGALISDVNTPGRYASLAEFE; this is translated from the coding sequence GGCGTCGCTGCGGACCTGCTCGACACGCCGCCCGTCCAGCGGCTCCGCCGCATCAAGCAGTTGGGCACGGTCGCGCTCGTCTACCCCTCCGCGAACCACACCCGTTTCGAGCACTCCTTGGGCGTCTTCCACCTCGCCGACCGCGCGCTCGACCACCTCGACATCGCCGGCCAGCGCGCGGACCGCGTGCGCGCCGCCGCCATCCTCCACGACGTCGGCCACAGCCCGTACAGCCACAACATCGAGGGCGTCGTCGCCCGCGGCACCGGGAAAGAACACGACGATGTCGACGAACTCGTCACCGAGGGCCGCGTCGCCGCCGTCCTCGACGACCACGACATCGACCCCGAGGAGGTCGCGGCGCTGATTCGCGGCGACGGCGAACTCGCCCAGTTGGTCGCGGGGGAGTTGGACGTGGACCGGATGGACTACCTCGTGCGCGACGCCCACCACACCGGCGTCCCCTACGGCACTATCGACCACGGCCGCCTCGTCCGCGAGTTGACGTTCATCGACGGCGACCTCGTGCTCGACGAAGGCAACGTCCAGACCGCCGAATCCCTCCTACTGGCGCGCGCGCTGATGAACCCGACCGTCTACAGCCACCACGTCGCCCGCATCAGCAAGTCGATGCTGCGCCGCGGCACCGAAGCCCTCCTCGATACCGCGGCAATCGACGCCGAGCAGCTCCGCCGCATGGACGACCACGAACTCTCCGTCGCGCTGCGCAGCCACGAGCAGAGCCAGCAGTTCGGCCGCCGGCTCGCCGAGCGAGACCTCTACAAGCGCGCCGTCTGGGCGGAGATGGGCGACGTCAGCGACGACCTGCTCGACGCCAACCACGACGAAGTCCGCGAGTTCGAGGAACAGGTCGCGGCGGACGCCAACGTCGACCCGGACGCCGTCATCCTCGACGTGCCCGGGAAGCCGTCGATGCGCGAATCCACGACCGGCGTGCTCGTCGGCGGCGAAGTCCGGCGGCTGGACGAGCAGTCCACGCTCGTGCGCGCGCTCCAGGTCGCCCAGCGCGAACAGTGGCGTCTCGGCGTCTATACGCCCGAAGCGCACGTCGAAGCCGTCGGGCAGGCCGCCGAGCGCATGCTCGGCCTCGAAACAGACGGCGCGCTCATCAGTGACGTGAACACGCCCGGGCGGTACGCGTCGTTGGCAGAGTTCGAATAG
- a CDS encoding DUF7503 family protein, with the protein MTDSKFTQFLKDNPRMIGVLFSLMVFLSSTGAAAANYGAINSGP; encoded by the coding sequence ATGACAGACAGCAAGTTCACGCAGTTCCTCAAGGACAACCCCCGGATGATTGGCGTGCTGTTCAGCCTGATGGTGTTCCTGTCGAGCACGGGCGCCGCGGCAGCGAACTACGGCGCAATTAACTCCGGTCCTTAA
- a CDS encoding sodium-dependent transporter — protein sequence MTERETWATRLGFILAAVGSAVGLGNIWQFPFKTGTNGGAAFVFVYLLAALLIGLPAILGEFVVGRRANINAVEAFDRLKHPAWTVVGAIGLLTGLWILSYYSVVGGWVIRYVFGSATGAYFGDAAGYFASVSAGWEAIAFHAVFMAITAGIVAFGVEDGIEKATKLMVPSIVVMLVALAVYAFTLDGSAAAYSYYLSPDFDYLANNLGSVVPFAVSQAFFSLSLGMGAMITYASYLGDDDSLPADGSLVVVLNTAVGLLAGLVVIPLLFVQFGGVPDAAAGGGPGALFVAVAQVFADLGAAGQALGAVFFLVVLIAALSSAISLLEVVTSYVVDNYGYSRPGTAFAFAGGLFVLGTLSAWNTAWLGWFDTLAYSVLLPLSVLLGVIFVGWVYGPEAVDEIKKGTSGGETFATAWLWSIRTYVLVGVFVTLYLGVTDIYAAPPIPSL from the coding sequence ATGACAGAACGAGAAACCTGGGCCACGAGACTCGGCTTCATCCTCGCGGCCGTCGGGTCGGCGGTCGGCCTCGGAAACATCTGGCAGTTCCCGTTCAAGACGGGGACGAACGGCGGCGCGGCGTTCGTCTTCGTCTACCTGCTCGCCGCCCTGCTCATCGGGCTCCCCGCCATCCTCGGGGAGTTCGTCGTCGGGCGGCGCGCGAACATCAACGCCGTCGAAGCGTTCGACCGACTGAAACACCCCGCGTGGACGGTCGTGGGCGCAATCGGCCTGCTCACGGGCCTGTGGATTCTCTCCTACTACAGCGTCGTCGGTGGCTGGGTTATCCGGTACGTCTTCGGGAGCGCAACCGGCGCGTACTTCGGTGACGCCGCCGGCTACTTCGCGTCCGTCTCCGCGGGTTGGGAGGCCATCGCCTTCCACGCCGTCTTCATGGCCATCACCGCGGGCATCGTCGCGTTCGGCGTCGAGGACGGCATCGAGAAGGCGACGAAGCTGATGGTGCCGTCCATCGTCGTCATGCTCGTCGCGCTCGCCGTCTACGCGTTCACCCTCGACGGCTCCGCGGCGGCGTACAGCTACTACCTCTCCCCGGACTTCGACTACCTCGCGAACAACCTCGGCAGCGTCGTCCCGTTCGCGGTGAGCCAGGCGTTCTTCTCGCTGTCCCTGGGGATGGGCGCGATGATTACGTACGCGTCCTATCTCGGTGACGACGACAGCCTCCCCGCGGACGGCAGCCTCGTCGTCGTGCTGAACACCGCGGTCGGCCTGCTCGCCGGCCTCGTCGTCATCCCGCTGCTGTTCGTGCAGTTCGGCGGCGTGCCGGACGCCGCGGCCGGCGGCGGCCCCGGCGCGCTGTTCGTCGCCGTCGCGCAGGTGTTCGCCGACCTCGGCGCCGCGGGGCAGGCGCTCGGCGCGGTGTTCTTCCTTGTCGTGCTCATCGCCGCGCTCTCCTCGGCAATCAGTCTGCTGGAGGTCGTCACCTCCTACGTCGTGGACAACTACGGCTACAGCCGCCCCGGAACCGCGTTCGCGTTCGCCGGCGGCCTGTTCGTCCTCGGCACACTCTCCGCGTGGAACACCGCGTGGCTCGGCTGGTTCGACACGCTCGCGTACAGCGTGTTGCTCCCGCTGTCGGTACTGCTCGGCGTCATCTTCGTGGGCTGGGTGTACGGCCCCGAAGCTGTCGACGAAATCAAGAAGGGGACCAGCGGCGGCGAGACGTTCGCCACCGCGTGGCTCTGGTCGATTCGGACGTACGTGCTCGTGGGCGTGTTCGTGACCCTCTATCTGGGCGTCACGGACATCTACGCCGCGCCGCCGATTCCGAGCCTCTAG
- a CDS encoding sodium-dependent transporter — translation MTRESWQTRIGFILAAVGSAVGLGNLWRFPWMTSENGGAAFLLVYLGIVLLVGVPGLLAEFVIGRRSRRNPVGALSELSDSKYWSAFGHVFVVTGVVLLSFYSVVGGWILRYFAESFTGAYFADPGAHFGAISYGVEAVAFHLLFLGITALVVLRGVRRGIEKATKLMMPAIVVLLVALAAWGVTLDGAAEGVAFFLSPDVAFLRANFFDILPQAAGQALFTLSLGAGTMLTYASYIGEDRSLVTDGTAIAVLNTVVGVLAGVVVFPILFALGAGAGGGGPGALFVSLAGAFAALPYGQVVGVVFFGVVLLAALSSSISMLEIPVSFLVDEYGVSRRRAVAGLAGLFAVTGSICALDAEIFGVVAGPVVDLLLTGGLVGFLLFAGWVLGTDAVDELQRGAGSLTRSLATPWLYAVGVVIPVFLIFTFVSGLAGALGVAVGPLSLLGVTFDQTRVFLVVTAAVAAASFLGLRRSRSVL, via the coding sequence ATGACACGCGAGTCCTGGCAGACACGAATCGGGTTCATCCTCGCGGCCGTCGGGTCGGCCGTGGGGCTCGGGAACCTCTGGCGGTTCCCGTGGATGACCAGCGAGAACGGCGGCGCGGCGTTCCTCCTCGTCTACCTCGGCATCGTCCTGCTCGTCGGCGTCCCCGGGTTGCTCGCGGAGTTCGTCATCGGCCGCCGCTCCCGGCGCAACCCCGTCGGCGCGCTCTCCGAACTCTCCGACTCGAAGTACTGGTCTGCGTTCGGGCACGTCTTCGTCGTCACCGGCGTCGTCCTCCTCTCGTTCTACAGCGTCGTCGGCGGGTGGATTCTGCGCTACTTCGCGGAGAGCTTCACGGGCGCGTACTTCGCCGATCCCGGCGCGCACTTCGGCGCAATCAGCTACGGGGTCGAAGCTGTGGCGTTCCACCTTCTTTTCCTCGGTATCACCGCGCTCGTCGTGCTCCGCGGCGTCCGACGGGGCATCGAGAAGGCGACGAAACTGATGATGCCCGCCATCGTCGTGTTGCTCGTCGCGCTCGCGGCGTGGGGCGTCACCCTCGACGGCGCGGCCGAAGGCGTCGCCTTCTTCCTCTCGCCGGACGTCGCCTTCCTGCGCGCGAACTTCTTCGACATCCTCCCGCAGGCCGCCGGCCAGGCGCTGTTCACGCTCTCGCTGGGTGCCGGGACGATGCTGACGTACGCCTCCTACATCGGCGAGGACCGCTCGCTGGTCACCGACGGCACCGCCATCGCCGTGCTCAACACGGTCGTCGGCGTGCTCGCGGGCGTCGTCGTCTTCCCCATCCTGTTCGCGCTCGGTGCCGGCGCGGGCGGCGGTGGCCCGGGCGCGCTGTTCGTCAGCCTCGCGGGCGCGTTCGCCGCGCTTCCTTACGGACAGGTCGTCGGCGTCGTGTTCTTCGGCGTCGTGCTGCTGGCCGCGCTCTCCTCCTCGATCTCGATGCTAGAGATTCCGGTCTCGTTCCTCGTCGACGAGTACGGCGTCTCGCGGCGTCGCGCCGTCGCCGGGCTCGCCGGCCTGTTCGCCGTCACCGGGAGTATCTGCGCGCTCGACGCCGAGATATTCGGCGTGGTCGCCGGCCCGGTCGTCGACCTCCTGTTGACCGGCGGGCTCGTCGGCTTCCTGCTGTTCGCGGGCTGGGTGCTCGGCACGGACGCCGTCGACGAACTCCAGCGCGGCGCTGGGTCGCTCACGCGGTCGCTGGCGACACCGTGGCTGTACGCGGTCGGCGTCGTCATCCCCGTGTTCCTCATCTTCACGTTCGTCTCCGGGCTCGCGGGCGCGCTCGGTGTCGCTGTCGGCCCGCTCTCGCTGCTCGGGGTCACCTTCGACCAGACGCGCGTGTTCCTGGTGGTCACCGCGGCAGTCGCCGCCGCGTCGTTCCTCGGGCTGCGGCGTTCCCGCTCGGTTCTGTGA
- a CDS encoding amidohydrolase family protein, producing the protein MELSGTVLWGGDYEPVEGTLVVEDGEVVRLDEELTDSEDIVLPAFVNAHTHLGDSIAKEAGRGLTLEELVAPPNGLKHQLLREASRGELVAGMRRSLQFMHQTGTTRTLEFREGGVEGVHALSEAAEGIGVDPFIFGRETPDVLDAADGFGASGAADGEFGRERNAARDAGKPFAIHAGEVDSRDINPAIDLDPNLLVHMVHAEPLHLDRVEDNQIPVAVCPRSNLVTDVGLPPVSDLLDRTTVALGTDNVMTNSPSMFREMAFASKLFDVSAPDVLRMATRAGAEAIGENHGVLEAGREARVLVLDGDSDNLTGVRDPVRAVVRRAGASDVKRVVTPESLAE; encoded by the coding sequence ATGGAACTCTCCGGCACCGTCCTCTGGGGCGGGGACTACGAGCCCGTGGAGGGCACGCTCGTCGTCGAGGACGGCGAAGTCGTCCGACTGGACGAGGAGTTGACCGACTCCGAGGACATCGTGTTGCCGGCGTTCGTGAACGCCCACACGCACCTCGGGGACTCCATCGCGAAGGAGGCGGGCCGCGGACTCACGCTCGAAGAGCTCGTCGCGCCGCCGAACGGCCTGAAACACCAGTTGCTCCGCGAGGCGAGCCGCGGGGAACTCGTCGCAGGGATGCGCCGCAGCCTCCAGTTCATGCACCAGACCGGCACCACGCGCACGCTCGAATTCCGAGAGGGCGGCGTCGAGGGCGTGCACGCGCTCAGTGAAGCCGCCGAAGGGATTGGCGTCGACCCGTTCATCTTCGGGCGAGAGACACCGGACGTGCTCGACGCCGCCGACGGGTTCGGGGCGAGCGGCGCGGCGGACGGCGAGTTCGGGCGCGAGCGCAACGCCGCCCGGGACGCCGGGAAGCCGTTCGCTATCCACGCCGGCGAGGTGGACTCGCGGGACATCAACCCCGCCATCGACCTCGACCCGAACCTGCTCGTGCACATGGTCCACGCCGAACCGCTGCACCTCGACCGCGTAGAGGACAACCAGATTCCGGTCGCGGTGTGCCCGCGCTCGAACCTCGTGACGGACGTCGGGCTGCCGCCCGTCAGCGACCTGCTCGACCGCACGACGGTCGCGCTCGGCACGGACAACGTGATGACGAACAGCCCGTCGATGTTCCGCGAGATGGCGTTCGCGTCGAAGCTCTTCGACGTCTCCGCCCCCGACGTGCTGCGGATGGCGACCCGCGCGGGAGCCGAAGCAATCGGGGAGAACCACGGCGTCCTCGAAGCCGGCCGCGAAGCCCGCGTGCTCGTGCTGGACGGCGACTCGGACAACCTCACCGGCGTCCGCGACCCGGTGCGGGCGGTCGTGCGCCGCGCCGGCGCTAGCGACGTGAAGCGCGTGGTCACGCCCGAATCGCTGGCGGAGTAG
- a CDS encoding acc operon protein, with amino-acid sequence MAVTDRDISVSEDATEAEAAAIAAAVSAHLARLEAAAAAAESGDASWDGEKWTFAGRLDAVGGRADRVPDGAPTDPWTAAGRSDRF; translated from the coding sequence ATGGCCGTGACGGACCGCGACATCTCAGTTTCCGAGGATGCGACCGAGGCGGAGGCCGCCGCCATCGCGGCCGCGGTGAGCGCGCACCTCGCGCGCCTCGAAGCCGCAGCCGCGGCCGCCGAGAGCGGCGACGCGTCGTGGGACGGCGAGAAGTGGACGTTCGCGGGGCGCCTCGACGCTGTCGGCGGGCGCGCCGACCGCGTGCCCGACGGCGCACCGACGGACCCGTGGACGGCAGCGGGCCGCAGCGACCGGTTCTGA
- a CDS encoding biotin--[acetyl-CoA-carboxylase] ligase — protein sequence MNETRRAVLDALADGPIAGPALADDLGISRTAVWKQVEALRDAGFEVESASEGYTLADVPEYGAEAVEFGLDAPLDVEYHDALPSTNDRARELAASGASDVVVLADRQTGGRGRRGRQWSSPSGGVWMSLVLRPDVPPARVPLVTLAAAVAVTDATREAGADAAIKWPNDCIVPREGAERGGDKLAGVLTEMEGEASRVSWVVVGVGVNVNVDPETLASDATSVRAEAGDVERRAFVQRVLERFHELRDDPDAVLDAWRDRAATLGQRVRVETVDGDVVGDAVDVTEHGALVVQTADGREVVHAGDCQHLRPADGG from the coding sequence ATGAACGAGACGCGCCGCGCAGTCCTGGACGCGCTCGCGGACGGTCCAATCGCGGGTCCCGCGCTCGCCGACGACCTCGGCATCTCGCGGACCGCGGTCTGGAAGCAGGTCGAAGCGCTCCGCGACGCCGGCTTCGAGGTCGAGAGCGCATCCGAGGGGTACACGCTCGCGGACGTCCCCGAGTACGGCGCGGAAGCCGTCGAATTCGGGCTGGACGCGCCGCTCGACGTGGAGTACCACGATGCGCTCCCGAGCACGAACGACCGCGCGCGGGAACTCGCTGCATCCGGTGCCAGCGACGTCGTGGTGCTCGCGGACCGACAGACCGGCGGGCGTGGTCGGCGCGGCCGCCAGTGGTCGTCGCCCTCGGGCGGCGTCTGGATGAGCCTCGTGCTCCGGCCGGACGTGCCGCCCGCGCGCGTCCCGCTGGTGACGCTCGCGGCCGCAGTCGCCGTCACCGACGCTACACGCGAAGCCGGCGCGGACGCCGCCATCAAGTGGCCCAACGACTGCATCGTACCTCGTGAAGGTGCCGAGCGGGGTGGCGACAAGCTCGCCGGCGTGCTCACGGAGATGGAGGGCGAGGCCAGCCGCGTCTCGTGGGTGGTCGTCGGCGTCGGCGTGAACGTCAACGTCGACCCCGAGACGCTGGCGTCGGACGCGACGAGCGTCCGCGCCGAAGCAGGTGACGTCGAGCGCCGCGCGTTCGTCCAGCGCGTCCTCGAACGGTTCCACGAACTCCGCGACGACCCCGACGCGGTCCTCGACGCGTGGCGGGACCGCGCCGCGACGCTCGGACAGCGCGTGCGCGTCGAAACCGTGGATGGCGACGTGGTCGGCGACGCCGTGGACGTGACCGAGCACGGCGCGCTCGTCGTCCAAACAGCGGATGGAAGAGAAGTCGTCCACGCCGGGGACTGCCAGCACCTCCGGCCCGCGGACGGCGGCTAG
- a CDS encoding acyl-CoA carboxylase subunit beta, translating into MEERIEELREKTERALLGGGEDRIESQHEKGKMTARERIDYFLDDGTFNEFDQLRTHRSHNFGMEEKQLPGDGVVTGYGEVNGRTVFVFAHDFTVFGGSLGEVFAEKVTKVMDKAVEVGAPVIGLNDSAGARIQEGVDALGGFAEIFTRNEKASGVVPQISAIMGPCAGGAVYSPAITDFIFMVKDTSHMFITGPDVIETVTGEQVGFEELGGATTHSSESGVAHFACDSEEEALDNIKRLLSYLPQNNVEDPPRVEPYDDPERRDDALETIVPDEPRKPYDMTDVIGSVVDENSFFEVQENYAKNMVVGFARLDGRSVGVVANQPRVSAGTLDIEASEKASRFVRFCDSFNVPIVTFVDVPGFMPGTDQEHNGIIRHGAKLLYAYSEASVPLLTVITRKAYGGAYDVMASKHLGADVNYAWPTAEIAVMGPKGAVNVLYREELDDAENPDELRDQLIDEYREEFANPYTAADRGYLDAVIEPTETRPRLIQDLEMLASKREESPDKKHGNIPL; encoded by the coding sequence ATGGAAGAGCGCATCGAGGAACTGCGCGAGAAGACCGAGCGCGCACTCCTCGGCGGCGGCGAGGACCGAATCGAGTCCCAACACGAGAAGGGGAAGATGACCGCCCGGGAGCGCATCGACTACTTCCTCGACGACGGCACGTTCAACGAGTTCGACCAGCTGCGCACCCACCGCAGCCACAACTTCGGGATGGAGGAGAAACAGCTCCCCGGGGACGGCGTGGTCACGGGCTACGGCGAGGTGAACGGCCGCACCGTCTTCGTGTTCGCCCACGACTTCACCGTCTTCGGCGGCAGCCTCGGCGAGGTGTTCGCCGAGAAGGTCACGAAGGTCATGGACAAGGCCGTGGAGGTCGGCGCGCCCGTCATCGGGCTCAACGACTCCGCGGGCGCTCGCATCCAGGAGGGCGTCGACGCCCTCGGCGGGTTCGCGGAAATCTTCACGCGAAACGAGAAGGCGTCGGGTGTCGTCCCCCAGATTTCGGCCATCATGGGGCCGTGCGCGGGCGGCGCGGTCTACAGTCCCGCGATTACGGACTTCATCTTCATGGTGAAAGACACCAGCCACATGTTCATCACCGGCCCCGACGTCATCGAGACGGTCACCGGCGAACAGGTCGGCTTCGAGGAACTCGGCGGCGCGACCACCCACTCCTCGGAGTCCGGCGTCGCGCACTTCGCCTGCGACAGCGAGGAGGAAGCTCTCGACAACATCAAGCGCCTGCTCTCCTATCTCCCCCAGAACAACGTCGAGGACCCACCCAGGGTCGAGCCCTACGACGACCCCGAGCGCCGCGACGACGCCCTCGAAACCATCGTCCCCGACGAACCCCGCAAGCCCTACGACATGACCGACGTCATCGGGAGCGTCGTCGACGAGAACTCCTTCTTCGAGGTCCAGGAGAACTACGCGAAGAACATGGTCGTCGGGTTCGCGCGCCTCGACGGCCGCTCCGTCGGCGTGGTCGCCAACCAGCCCCGCGTGAGCGCGGGCACCCTCGACATCGAGGCCTCCGAGAAGGCCAGCCGGTTCGTCCGGTTCTGTGACTCGTTCAACGTCCCCATCGTCACGTTCGTGGACGTCCCCGGCTTCATGCCCGGGACCGACCAGGAGCACAACGGCATCATCCGCCACGGCGCGAAACTCCTCTACGCGTACTCGGAGGCCAGCGTCCCGCTGCTGACGGTCATCACGCGGAAGGCCTACGGCGGCGCGTACGACGTGATGGCCTCCAAGCACCTCGGCGCGGACGTCAACTACGCGTGGCCGACCGCCGAAATCGCCGTGATGGGGCCGAAGGGCGCGGTGAACGTCCTCTACCGCGAGGAGCTCGACGACGCCGAGAACCCCGACGAGCTCCGCGACCAGCTCATCGACGAGTACCGCGAGGAGTTCGCCAATCCGTATACGGCTGCGGACCGCGGCTACCTCGACGCCGTCATCGAGCCGACGGAGACGCGCCCACGCCTGATTCAGGACCTGGAGATGCTGGCGAGCAAGCGCGAGGAGTCGCCCGACAAGAAACACGGCAACATCCCGCTGTGA